In Haematobia irritans isolate KBUSLIRL chromosome 1, ASM5000362v1, whole genome shotgun sequence, a genomic segment contains:
- the LOC142241194 gene encoding enhancer of split m4 protein-like, producing the protein MCVEISHNQFNKMDIAISNKKVSYSIGKMMKQLLKLRKQSSQKINSMESLENESNASLEVDYLSMESYENEINEHLSAKQSFYDEEINTVPVHYIRTAEGTFFGLLLPIKYPAYKIVGLRPKFQLEIEF; encoded by the coding sequence ATGTGCGTAGAAATCTCTCACAACCAATTCAACAAAATGGATATCGCAATCAGTAACAAGAAAGTCTCATACAGTATTGGAAAGATGATGAAGCAGCTCTTGAAACTAAGGAAGCAATCCAGCCAAAAGATCAACTCAATGGAATCTTTGGAGAATGAAAGCAATGCCAGTCTGGAAGTGGACTACCTATCGATGGAgtcctatgaaaatgaaattaacgAACATCTCTCTGCTAAGCAATCTTTCTATGATGAGGAAATAAACACAGTACCTGTACACTACATTCGCACCGCAGAGGGAACGTTTTTTGGACTTCTTCTGCCAATCAAATATCCTGCTTACAAGATCGTTGGGCTCAGGCCTAAATTTCaacttgaaatagaattttga